A single region of the Prochlorococcus marinus str. MIT 0917 genome encodes:
- a CDS encoding photosystem II S4 domain protein, with amino-acid sequence MHLPKEKILFKSPFRKELETLLPFAEKAIRERAAIWSPFVSAELTEEVKNKFNNLNDIRLLFNGGFPSAERKRICFLRSEEEMIFTSLDIPIKGINIKGNFLFDRAKQNDFRDLLHELHVPADEIGDIWLIRDRGAQAICSKKCADSINQQYGKLREVEISIQALDLSEMEIPFHRPEKIINTVEASTRIDAIASAGFGLSRSKIAAQIKQGYLRLNWALNNQPSKSVNTGDLIHLEKKGSLKILNIDKTKKERWRIKLLRQ; translated from the coding sequence ATGCATCTTCCAAAAGAAAAGATTCTTTTTAAAAGTCCTTTTCGCAAAGAGTTAGAGACCTTACTTCCCTTCGCGGAAAAGGCCATAAGAGAGAGAGCAGCAATATGGTCTCCTTTTGTTTCAGCAGAATTAACAGAGGAAGTTAAAAATAAATTTAACAACTTGAATGATATACGTCTTCTTTTTAATGGAGGATTCCCGAGCGCAGAACGTAAAAGAATATGTTTCTTAAGATCTGAAGAAGAGATGATCTTTACCTCTCTCGATATCCCCATAAAAGGTATTAATATAAAAGGCAATTTTCTGTTTGATAGAGCCAAACAAAATGACTTTAGAGATCTGTTACATGAACTTCATGTACCAGCAGATGAAATTGGAGACATTTGGTTAATAAGAGACAGAGGAGCTCAAGCTATTTGCTCGAAAAAATGTGCTGATTCAATAAACCAACAGTATGGAAAGCTAAGAGAAGTTGAAATATCAATCCAGGCATTAGATCTAAGCGAGATGGAGATCCCTTTCCATAGACCAGAGAAAATAATCAATACGGTTGAGGCCTCTACCAGGATTGACGCAATAGCCTCTGCAGGTTTTGGTCTATCAAGATCAAAAATAGCCGCACAAATCAAGCAAGGGTATTTGCGACTTAACTGGGCTTTGAATAATCAGCCAAGCAAATCGGTGAATACTGGAGACCTTATTCATTTAGAAAAAAAAGGTTCTCTTAAAATTTTAAATATTGATAAAACAAAAAAAGAGCGATGGAGAATCAAATTACTAAGGCAATGA
- the murD gene encoding UDP-N-acetylmuramoyl-L-alanine--D-glutamate ligase, with translation MSKQKQSNQIHIVLGLGCSGVSAAKLLKSEGKKVLVLENNSNEKLLNISNKLKSEGINVILLGEPLNINNFTPWIESICSITVSPGIDWKHKALKELRYKNINVQGEVGLAWERLNHIPTIGITGTNGKTTVTSMLNHVLKLNNLNTEMGGNVGKALSKIALESIKDNDQELNWLVLELSSYQIEGSPKVAPTIGIWTTFTPDHLERHNDLETYFNIKRSLLEKSSIRIYNSDDKYLSSKRKELPKGIWVGTNQQSFYSQYQKFWIDEKGYIFEDQKQLFHSSLLKIPGKHNLQNLLLTTAAAREIGLDHLAIAKSINSFESIPHRLEYLGRINNLGVYNDSKATNFDSSLTGLKSIPHPIILLAGGIQKKGDYLPWIKQLKQSTNGIVLFGISSNSLKKALLMSSYKGEIIVKHNLEEATTASIHMAIRTNSKSILLSPACASFDQYQNYEERGDHFKRLVKKYRDIK, from the coding sequence TTGTCAAAACAAAAACAATCAAATCAAATACATATTGTACTTGGACTAGGCTGCTCAGGAGTAAGTGCAGCAAAACTACTTAAATCAGAGGGGAAGAAAGTTTTAGTTTTAGAGAATAATTCAAATGAAAAACTATTAAATATATCTAATAAATTAAAATCAGAAGGAATCAACGTTATTTTACTTGGCGAACCACTTAATATTAATAATTTTACTCCCTGGATAGAAAGTATTTGTTCTATTACTGTGAGTCCAGGAATAGATTGGAAGCATAAAGCTCTAAAAGAATTAAGATATAAGAATATCAATGTTCAGGGAGAAGTAGGATTAGCCTGGGAAAGATTAAATCATATACCCACTATTGGTATAACTGGAACAAATGGGAAGACTACCGTCACTAGCATGCTGAATCATGTTCTTAAATTAAATAATTTAAACACTGAAATGGGCGGAAATGTTGGGAAAGCATTATCCAAAATCGCTTTGGAAAGCATTAAAGATAATGACCAAGAGTTAAACTGGCTAGTACTAGAATTAAGTAGTTATCAAATTGAAGGTTCACCAAAAGTAGCCCCGACAATAGGTATATGGACAACATTTACACCTGATCATTTAGAAAGGCACAATGATTTAGAAACTTATTTCAATATAAAGCGTAGTTTACTAGAGAAATCATCCATTCGAATTTATAATTCTGATGATAAATATTTATCAAGTAAAAGAAAAGAATTACCTAAAGGTATATGGGTTGGAACAAATCAACAATCCTTCTACTCTCAATATCAAAAATTCTGGATCGACGAAAAAGGATATATATTTGAAGACCAAAAACAACTATTTCACAGCTCCCTACTCAAGATACCAGGTAAACATAATTTGCAAAACCTCTTGCTCACAACAGCAGCAGCAAGAGAAATAGGTCTTGATCATTTAGCAATAGCAAAATCTATAAACTCATTTGAATCTATTCCTCATAGATTGGAGTATTTAGGAAGGATAAACAATCTAGGTGTCTATAACGACAGCAAAGCAACTAATTTCGACTCTTCACTAACTGGTTTAAAATCTATTCCTCATCCAATAATTTTACTAGCTGGTGGTATTCAAAAAAAAGGAGATTATCTACCATGGATTAAACAACTAAAGCAATCGACTAATGGGATAGTTTTATTTGGAATTAGTTCAAATAGCTTAAAGAAAGCATTATTAATGTCTTCTTATAAAGGAGAAATAATTGTAAAACATAATCTAGAAGAAGCTACAACAGCATCTATTCATATGGCAATAAGAACAAACTCTAAAAGTATACTATTATCTCCTGCCTGTGCAAGCTTTGATCAATATCAAAACTACGAAGAAAGAGGCGATCATTTCAAAAGACTAGTTAAAAAGTATAGAGATATCAAATAA
- a CDS encoding MATH domain-containing protein yields MNNNQFSQNAISHKELNDFFIKAKKDISSNSTPENNQLKENQEFTDLIKTWTETSQKILLSMKNEQKVLTENRNPKSLMAFGAMGAHINMALQALKATESDH; encoded by the coding sequence TTGAATAACAATCAATTCTCACAAAATGCTATTAGTCATAAGGAATTAAATGACTTTTTTATCAAAGCAAAAAAAGATATATCTTCAAATAGTACCCCTGAGAATAATCAACTCAAAGAAAATCAAGAATTCACTGATTTAATTAAGACCTGGACAGAAACAAGTCAAAAAATATTACTAAGTATGAAAAACGAACAAAAAGTTTTAACTGAAAACAGAAATCCTAAATCTCTTATGGCCTTTGGGGCTATGGGAGCACATATAAATATGGCCTTACAAGCACTCAAAGCAACAGAATCTGATCATTAA
- a CDS encoding EamA family transporter: MIGFFAAIFAVLSWTFACSIWRRESENLLPRQINIYKNVLASIFFLPVVLTISWFSDAFSIFILMISGIVGISIGDTLYINSLKIIGTRKTLSFEALTPIIATALGALSLNEIYPQKVWIGSLIVSFSLLMIVRQNTFPKNDSRDINILGISCALGSVFCAVLAALMSRFIFISSTLTPLQTTEIRLLSSSIFLSLIFKKDFLDLFKNRSLTKQNHLSLILSTLLGTNFGILSQQIVFKFLPIGIAWTLLSLSPVCALFISKREDDEINNLTIFYSFLSFIGVAFALI, encoded by the coding sequence ATGATTGGTTTCTTTGCGGCAATATTTGCAGTATTATCATGGACTTTTGCGTGTTCTATTTGGCGTAGAGAATCTGAAAACTTGCTACCTAGGCAAATCAACATTTATAAAAATGTTCTTGCTTCAATCTTTTTTTTACCAGTTGTCTTAACTATAAGTTGGTTTTCTGATGCTTTTTCTATATTTATTTTGATGATTAGCGGAATAGTCGGTATTTCTATAGGGGATACTTTATATATAAATTCATTAAAAATAATAGGGACTAGAAAAACTCTTTCATTTGAGGCTTTAACGCCAATAATTGCAACTGCTTTAGGAGCATTGAGTCTCAATGAGATATATCCTCAAAAAGTATGGATAGGATCTTTAATAGTTTCTTTTTCTTTATTGATGATTGTACGTCAAAATACATTTCCAAAAAATGACTCTAGAGATATCAATATTCTTGGTATAAGCTGCGCATTAGGATCTGTCTTTTGTGCTGTTTTGGCAGCTTTAATGTCAAGATTTATTTTTATCAGCTCTACATTAACTCCCTTACAAACTACTGAAATTAGACTTTTATCATCATCAATATTTTTATCTTTAATTTTTAAAAAAGATTTTTTGGATCTTTTTAAAAATAGATCACTAACGAAACAAAATCATTTAAGTTTAATTTTATCAACCTTACTTGGTACTAATTTTGGAATATTATCTCAACAGATAGTTTTTAAATTTTTACCTATAGGTATTGCTTGGACTTTGTTAAGTCTTTCTCCTGTTTGTGCACTTTTTATCTCAAAGAGGGAGGACGATGAAATAAATAATTTAACAATCTTTTATTCCTTTTTATCTTTTATAGGAGTTGCTTTTGCTTTGATTTAG
- a CDS encoding GAF domain-containing protein: protein MGFDPPKISNEEERLRALAEYRILGTQPEQCYDDITKIASLTCGTPISLMSLVDTDRQWFKSMCGFETKETSRDVSFCAHAIASPEPLIIEDALLDERFKSNPLVVEEPKIRLYAGFPLQTPNDQRIGTLCVIDRKPGHLSDQQHQIMEALSRQVVTLLELRKRSIRLLDALTHMHNTEGILTTCSYCKEVRDSEGEWQHLEKYLSKIADIRFSHGICDLCMEKHFPDVLEVWSDDEINLNSKNKKPECKKIS from the coding sequence TTGGGTTTTGATCCCCCAAAAATAAGCAATGAAGAAGAGCGCCTAAGAGCTCTTGCTGAGTACAGGATTTTAGGAACTCAACCTGAGCAATGCTATGACGACATAACAAAAATCGCTTCTTTAACTTGCGGAACCCCTATTTCTTTAATGAGTTTGGTTGATACAGATAGGCAATGGTTTAAATCAATGTGTGGTTTTGAGACAAAAGAAACATCTAGGGATGTTTCTTTTTGTGCTCATGCAATTGCTAGTCCAGAACCCTTGATTATTGAGGATGCTCTGTTAGATGAGAGATTTAAATCAAATCCTTTGGTAGTAGAGGAACCAAAAATTCGTTTGTATGCTGGGTTTCCATTGCAAACACCAAATGATCAGCGAATAGGAACTCTCTGTGTGATTGATAGAAAGCCGGGACATTTGTCGGATCAACAGCATCAAATTATGGAGGCATTATCCAGACAGGTCGTAACCTTATTGGAACTTCGTAAAAGATCTATTCGTCTTCTTGATGCTCTTACCCATATGCATAATACGGAAGGGATTTTAACGACATGTTCATATTGCAAAGAGGTCAGAGATTCCGAGGGTGAGTGGCAGCATCTAGAAAAATACCTTTCAAAAATTGCAGATATTCGTTTTAGTCATGGGATTTGCGATTTATGCATGGAAAAGCACTTTCCTGATGTATTAGAAGTTTGGAGTGATGACGAAATTAATTTAAATAGTAAAAATAAAAAGCCAGAATGCAAAAAAATTAGTTAA